One Paenibacillus sp. JQZ6Y-1 genomic region harbors:
- a CDS encoding pre-toxin TG domain-containing protein yields MKLEVGLDSLTQASRSLDRAAREVEELKEELDQAKNSLSSKTRNTGSVESTFNRIHRQLDEMQQQLEQMSQLVSRKRDEYEEADRNGEDIDVGKVFSFALAAASLVLDFVPFVGNVKGIIEAVTGRDLLTGEKLEAWERVLGVMGPLGKGVSKAVKVAKYADEVVNVVGEATRHADDVTGAVSSATRNADDLAGSVSAASKGKTVTQAAENGADEFGSASSKTSSKAGNSAEHAERSSEGMDAAPSSTKRSSVDSESSTHHTEDLSTADHHSAGVDASVTAAASAGILGAVAKTGKGAKVTQKTEHATEVTGKIEDVSSSTSKNKKIEEAVRSQDVKKANTESCAFDPIHMATGHQFIDHDALSLYGAAVWPFRMLYHSGRLQQGALGKAWTHNYVVRLEIEDTAEQQQPAQEQSEDQRKLEQDIQPSWITVHYTEGRRSVFHLQPSGVYRSKDLDVRQDELQSTEQGYVLTSRQPREVHTFDPEGRLIRVTNAEQLSLELTYDDEGLLTHLTDEITGRQFTLTYDDQDRVISVRDASRVIRMEYDDHGCFVRFTDATGIETIFVSEPDGRLVSLTQDGITKFENTYDDQHRIIGQSDANGTMSWLNYDLDSHPDLIITTVTNRLGDQRTVVHNEQLQLLEVQKEDGSRTTYTYHENGQQASVTNALGETIRYEYDKHGQLIREIDPLEHVTEYRYTSDHLLSQIVDAEGSVTEYRYDEVGRQTAVVRPDGSSAYWSYTDSGQVEQYTDFNGGISRYDYDAQGNLRAYTDAAGRTTQVQLDDVGRITTLEDAAGGV; encoded by the coding sequence ATGAAACTGGAAGTCGGATTAGACAGCCTGACACAAGCTTCCCGCAGTCTGGATCGGGCTGCACGGGAAGTGGAGGAGTTAAAAGAAGAGCTGGATCAGGCGAAGAATAGTCTGAGTTCCAAAACACGGAATACCGGTAGTGTAGAAAGTACGTTTAACCGCATTCATCGGCAATTGGACGAGATGCAGCAGCAGTTGGAGCAGATGTCCCAGTTAGTGAGCCGCAAGCGTGATGAATACGAGGAAGCCGACCGTAATGGCGAAGACATCGACGTTGGCAAAGTGTTTAGCTTTGCGCTGGCAGCGGCAAGTTTGGTTCTCGATTTTGTTCCCTTTGTCGGCAATGTCAAAGGGATTATCGAAGCAGTGACTGGTCGTGACCTGTTAACCGGCGAAAAGCTGGAAGCATGGGAGCGGGTATTAGGTGTGATGGGACCACTAGGTAAAGGGGTCAGCAAAGCAGTCAAAGTTGCTAAGTATGCGGACGAAGTGGTCAACGTGGTCGGGGAAGCGACCCGCCATGCCGACGATGTGACTGGAGCCGTATCATCGGCAACTCGGAATGCTGATGATTTGGCAGGCAGTGTCAGTGCCGCGAGCAAGGGGAAAACGGTCACGCAGGCAGCGGAAAACGGAGCCGATGAATTCGGCAGTGCCAGCAGCAAAACAAGCAGCAAAGCCGGCAATAGCGCAGAGCATGCAGAGCGAAGTTCAGAAGGCATGGATGCAGCTCCCTCGTCAACAAAGCGCAGCAGTGTAGATAGTGAGTCATCCACGCATCATACTGAGGATCTAAGTACAGCGGATCACCACTCCGCAGGTGTTGATGCAAGCGTTACGGCTGCAGCCAGCGCTGGTATTCTCGGAGCGGTTGCCAAAACAGGCAAAGGAGCAAAGGTTACCCAAAAAACAGAACATGCTACTGAAGTAACGGGTAAGATCGAAGATGTCTCTTCCTCTACCAGCAAAAACAAAAAGATTGAAGAAGCTGTTCGCTCCCAAGATGTTAAGAAGGCGAATACAGAAAGTTGTGCATTCGACCCTATCCATATGGCAACCGGTCATCAGTTTATCGACCATGATGCTTTATCATTATATGGTGCTGCGGTTTGGCCTTTCCGAATGTTGTATCATTCTGGAAGATTGCAACAGGGAGCATTGGGCAAAGCTTGGACGCATAACTATGTAGTACGTCTAGAAATAGAGGATACAGCAGAGCAGCAACAACCGGCACAAGAACAATCGGAAGATCAACGGAAGTTAGAACAAGATATACAGCCGTCATGGATTACGGTTCATTATACGGAAGGACGACGCAGCGTCTTTCATTTGCAGCCATCCGGTGTGTACCGCAGCAAGGATCTGGATGTCCGGCAGGATGAACTGCAATCGACCGAGCAAGGATATGTTTTAACAAGCAGACAACCAAGGGAAGTACATACCTTTGATCCAGAAGGTCGCTTGATTCGAGTAACAAATGCAGAGCAATTATCGCTAGAATTAACCTATGATGACGAAGGATTGCTGACGCATTTAACAGATGAAATTACCGGTCGCCAGTTTACGTTGACGTACGATGACCAGGATCGTGTTATCTCTGTGCGCGATGCTAGTCGTGTCATCCGGATGGAGTATGACGATCACGGATGCTTTGTTCGTTTTACGGATGCAACCGGGATTGAAACGATCTTTGTGAGCGAACCAGATGGACGATTGGTGTCTTTGACACAGGACGGGATTACCAAGTTTGAGAACACCTATGATGACCAGCATCGCATTATTGGTCAAAGCGATGCGAATGGTACTATGTCCTGGCTGAATTACGATCTCGATAGTCATCCAGACCTGATCATAACAACGGTCACTAACCGTCTAGGTGATCAGCGTACTGTAGTGCATAATGAGCAGCTACAACTGCTTGAAGTGCAGAAGGAAGATGGCAGTCGCACCACATATACGTACCATGAAAATGGTCAGCAGGCGAGCGTAACCAATGCACTCGGTGAGACGATTCGGTATGAGTACGACAAGCACGGTCAACTGATCCGTGAGATCGATCCACTGGAGCACGTCACCGAGTACCGCTATACCTCGGATCATTTGCTGTCTCAGATTGTGGATGCCGAAGGTAGTGTGACGGAATATCGTTACGATGAGGTTGGTCGCCAGACAGCCGTCGTTCGCCCGGATGGAAGTTCTGCCTATTGGAGCTACACCGATTCCGGTCAAGTGGAGCAGTATACTGACTTCAATGGCGGCATCTCCCGCTATGACTATGATGCGCAGGGCAATCTGCGTGCGTATACCGATGCTGCGGGTCGAACCACCCAAGTCCAACTGGATGACGTGGGGCGGATTACTACGCTGGAAGATGCAGCAGGCGGGGTC
- a CDS encoding WXG100 family type VII secretion target — MAIRADVRKLQNAARKLRLNSNRLEQESASVNGKIESMTWEGNVYRDFIEGYYDVRQSMRTTANDMESFASRLESLAERFRQEDLEEERREKERQEREREKKKEARRKANS; from the coding sequence ATGGCCATTCGTGCAGATGTACGTAAGCTACAAAACGCAGCCAGAAAATTACGTTTAAACAGTAATAGACTTGAACAAGAAAGTGCCAGCGTTAATGGCAAAATTGAATCTATGACGTGGGAAGGCAATGTGTATCGGGATTTTATAGAAGGATACTATGATGTACGCCAATCCATGAGAACAACTGCTAATGATATGGAAAGCTTTGCTTCCCGATTGGAAAGTTTAGCGGAGAGATTTCGCCAGGAAGATTTGGAAGAAGAACGTAGAGAGAAGGAAAGACAAGAACGCGAGCGTGAGAAAAAGAAAGAAGCTCGTCGTAAAGCAAACAGCTAA
- a CDS encoding WXG100 family type VII secretion target: MTDRIKIDHEHVRQIGERFQRSNEESLALAKELKSLIDGLTGEWEGASRERFYSSYQDADQELISTAKVLKDVGDELTAIAERFKQADTVK; the protein is encoded by the coding sequence ATGACTGACCGCATTAAAATTGATCATGAGCATGTTCGTCAAATCGGGGAACGTTTCCAACGAAGCAATGAGGAGAGTCTCGCACTGGCAAAAGAATTGAAATCGTTAATTGATGGATTGACCGGAGAGTGGGAAGGAGCATCCAGAGAACGCTTTTATTCCTCGTATCAGGATGCAGACCAAGAACTGATAAGTACAGCGAAAGTATTGAAGGATGTCGGAGATGAATTAACTGCGATTGCCGAGAGATTCAAACAAGCCGATACCGTAAAGTAA
- a CDS encoding EsaB/YukD family protein, which yields MNHSLITLIIDASGRTADIELPDNVPLRELLEPMLKGMNEWLSLHFQAEECKLLMSDDGMDWRSISIEKTIEELQIVDGHYIRLEKSQSFSTI from the coding sequence ATGAACCACTCTTTGATAACTTTGATTATTGATGCTTCAGGGAGAACAGCGGATATTGAGTTGCCGGATAATGTACCTCTGCGAGAACTGCTGGAGCCAATGCTCAAGGGCATGAACGAATGGCTCTCTCTTCATTTCCAAGCTGAAGAATGTAAGCTCTTAATGAGCGATGATGGAATGGATTGGCGATCAATCTCAATAGAAAAGACGATTGAGGAACTTCAGATCGTCGATGGACATTATATCCGCTTGGAAAAGAGCCAAAGTTTTTCAACTATTTAA
- a CDS encoding vWA domain-containing protein — MSYTVQATSNTPALLIYLLDISGSMTLELEGRQRMELVNEALQTIMRQIVYRSTRGTKIAPRYRISILAYSDEVYDLLGGVKSIDRIGNLDQLPKLYPKRFTDTAKAFRQAEKILQTEMESMQNCPAPIICHMTDGIYTGEDPEPIVQRIMNMSIPDGAVLVENIFITDDAASHRIRDARAWKGITAESVTVDPYSEKLKRMSSIIPESYRDMMKESAYSIQSGALMLLPGTSKDLISLGFQMSASTPM, encoded by the coding sequence ATGAGTTACACCGTACAGGCTACTAGCAATACGCCAGCACTTCTGATTTATTTGCTGGATATTAGCGGCTCTATGACGCTTGAATTAGAAGGTAGGCAACGAATGGAACTGGTGAATGAAGCGCTTCAAACCATTATGCGCCAGATTGTATATCGTTCTACGCGGGGTACTAAGATTGCACCGCGTTATCGGATATCCATTCTTGCTTATAGTGATGAAGTATATGATTTGCTTGGAGGAGTTAAATCCATCGATCGAATCGGAAATTTGGATCAATTGCCTAAGCTGTATCCTAAGCGATTCACCGATACCGCCAAAGCATTCCGGCAGGCAGAGAAGATTTTGCAGACAGAGATGGAGTCTATGCAGAATTGTCCTGCACCGATTATTTGTCATATGACGGACGGTATCTATACAGGCGAAGATCCTGAACCGATTGTACAGCGGATCATGAATATGTCTATTCCTGATGGTGCAGTACTTGTTGAGAATATATTTATTACAGATGATGCAGCGAGTCACCGTATTCGTGATGCGCGAGCATGGAAGGGCATAACTGCTGAGAGTGTTACAGTAGATCCTTACTCTGAAAAGTTAAAGCGCATGTCGTCGATTATTCCTGAGAGCTATCGGGATATGATGAAAGAATCAGCATATTCGATACAGTCTGGCGCTTTGATGCTGCTTCCTGGGACGAGCAAGGACTTGATTTCATTAGGATTTCAGATGTCAGCATCTACTCCAATGTAA
- a CDS encoding WXG100 family type VII secretion target — translation MARILITPEEMDQAADKFRNAAEEARNMSDSLNSTMDSMQAQWEGMTSQGFYERYETDKQNMTTYVEMLTAVAEELKTIAQRFREADQQ, via the coding sequence ATGGCAAGAATTTTGATTACACCAGAAGAAATGGATCAGGCGGCAGACAAATTTAGAAATGCAGCAGAAGAGGCGCGCAACATGTCCGATTCTCTGAACTCCACAATGGATTCCATGCAAGCACAATGGGAAGGTATGACATCCCAAGGTTTCTATGAAAGATACGAGACTGACAAACAGAACATGACGACTTATGTAGAAATGCTGACAGCTGTAGCCGAAGAATTGAAAACTATTGCACAACGTTTCAGAGAAGCAGACCAACAGTAA
- the essC gene encoding type VII secretion protein EssC, with product MAHFFYRRSPRIIKELAGQELEIYHPPSKPQEPQLNIISVIIPVMVTVAGAAAMMTFYQSRGNNSFVVVQMISVCTMVASYMVPILVYFQNKNKYRSKLKKRIRLYEEHLNEKREILQSWKNELVLNWHQTHLDPQFCLSVVSDRKSSVWERIPQDSDFIKIRSGIGTVPSNFDMKVPKQESIEKEPLVEKAIELADRFEEIPNAPALLDLNKYRVVGLVGNEEDLNMFCRTLITQLATHHAPDEVKMSVFMNKAQAEQWDWIRWLPHVWNEARSSRYIFQERSFQPQILEQLFTILQRRQWLNKEEKALPFYICFLPFIEMLEYEPILPLMMKQADKLGVCSIVLADSKDRLPKECELVIDVANGQGMMRSTNVTGGAVEQSYAKPKDSMPFVQAFTPDSMTLEEANRFARKLAPYRMKENSADEIANVLTLFELLNIQDIEQFMLEGNWDEHRYPNTLPFPVGVKGGQKPVIMNLHDKIERKGHGPHGLMAGTTGSGKSEVIQSMIASLAVQYHPHDMAFMLIDYKGGGMSNIFQDLPHVIATITNLEEEGLIERSKISLKAELKRRQRLFIAAGNVQHIDEYYQTDWKERHPLPHLFIVIDEFAQLKKDQPEFMSELVSIAAIGRTLGVHLLLATQKPGGVVDDKIWSNSRYRVCLRVQDEGDSREMIRIPDAAHITNPGRGFLQVGSNEVFESIQFAWSGAPYHPSNTASAQSDRNIYEYDLDGRRTKLQDPLELLQEAPSDLAPKQKQLNVLIDYIAERAKRRGINRLPGPWLEPLPTSISLAQLPVQSLEQNKTLYPKVGLVDDVVNQSQFPLHIDLETGHWAIYGMPGTGKTTFIQTLLYSMAQSSTPEDIHIYALDFGRMLKDYRLLPHVADVIQDEEEEKMERLFTLLEDTVTRRKILFSENGVKSRAGYREETGQALPAIMVVIDSYVSFRSQFEKLHERLEPLLREGSSLGIYFVVTCNRVSDMLERVRSNFANAVTFMLADPSDYSYAVGRLGKVPNGLSEGRGFIKGSVPPYQFQTALALDAMNESSRAKQLREQFVEMDESYEGSKPEPIRTLPDIFPLHEVWQASDLDQDSSNGIPLGIQIDNLDILDWNMEADGPYFTIGGRMESGKTSLLSAIGLMSAARYKPEELELYLCDFRRSSPGLGSLKDLNHTKGYSYNEPTFLQMLEELREEVESRSEDDSYDDSKLMLLIDDVDFIAKRISKTITGHLEYIARHGRDRGVIIVVAGLASGINRMFDEWIKEIKSAQVGWLLGTSEAADAELFGIKIPFSSGSKMLPEGEGYYIRRKFVRVKTVHTFADGEAPVMQHVLEVNQRTALLNI from the coding sequence ATGGCCCATTTTTTCTATCGTAGATCCCCGAGGATCATTAAAGAACTGGCCGGACAGGAGCTGGAGATTTATCATCCGCCTTCCAAGCCACAGGAACCACAGCTTAATATTATTTCTGTCATTATTCCGGTTATGGTTACGGTTGCCGGAGCAGCTGCAATGATGACTTTTTATCAAAGTAGAGGCAATAACAGCTTTGTTGTTGTACAGATGATCTCCGTATGTACAATGGTTGCTTCCTATATGGTACCGATCTTGGTTTATTTTCAAAATAAAAATAAATACCGTTCTAAGTTAAAAAAGCGAATCCGTTTGTATGAAGAGCATCTAAATGAAAAACGCGAGATTTTGCAAAGTTGGAAAAACGAATTGGTGCTAAATTGGCATCAGACTCATCTAGATCCACAATTTTGCCTCAGTGTAGTCAGTGATAGAAAATCTTCAGTATGGGAACGGATTCCGCAGGACTCTGATTTTATAAAAATTAGATCGGGTATTGGTACCGTACCAAGTAATTTTGACATGAAAGTTCCTAAACAGGAGAGTATAGAAAAAGAGCCGCTCGTTGAAAAAGCGATTGAGCTGGCAGATCGATTTGAAGAAATTCCGAATGCTCCTGCACTATTGGATTTGAACAAATATCGAGTGGTAGGGCTGGTCGGTAATGAAGAAGATTTAAACATGTTTTGCCGTACATTGATTACGCAACTGGCTACCCACCATGCGCCAGATGAAGTGAAGATGTCTGTGTTCATGAATAAAGCGCAGGCTGAACAGTGGGATTGGATTCGTTGGTTACCACATGTATGGAACGAAGCACGCTCAAGCCGATACATTTTTCAAGAACGAAGTTTCCAACCTCAGATTTTAGAGCAGCTATTTACGATTTTACAGCGTAGACAATGGTTGAATAAGGAAGAAAAAGCATTACCATTTTACATATGCTTTCTTCCATTTATTGAAATGTTAGAATATGAACCGATTTTACCTTTGATGATGAAACAAGCTGACAAGCTTGGTGTATGCAGTATCGTTTTGGCAGATAGTAAGGATCGTCTACCGAAAGAATGCGAATTGGTTATCGATGTGGCGAACGGACAAGGGATGATGCGTTCTACCAATGTCACGGGTGGCGCAGTAGAGCAATCTTACGCTAAGCCTAAAGATAGCATGCCTTTTGTGCAAGCATTTACACCAGATAGTATGACGTTGGAAGAAGCGAACCGTTTTGCTCGTAAACTTGCCCCGTACCGGATGAAGGAAAATTCGGCTGACGAGATTGCCAATGTGCTTACACTATTTGAATTGCTGAATATTCAGGATATTGAGCAATTTATGTTGGAAGGAAATTGGGACGAACATCGTTATCCCAATACGCTTCCATTTCCGGTCGGTGTAAAAGGTGGTCAAAAGCCGGTCATTATGAATCTTCATGACAAGATTGAACGCAAAGGTCATGGTCCACACGGTTTGATGGCAGGTACAACCGGTTCTGGTAAAAGTGAAGTTATTCAATCGATGATTGCTTCACTGGCTGTGCAATACCACCCACATGATATGGCATTTATGCTTATTGACTATAAAGGTGGCGGAATGTCTAATATTTTTCAGGATTTACCGCATGTTATAGCAACCATCACCAATTTGGAAGAAGAAGGCTTGATTGAGCGTTCCAAAATCTCACTCAAAGCTGAATTGAAGCGAAGACAACGACTGTTCATTGCAGCTGGCAATGTCCAGCATATCGATGAATATTATCAAACCGATTGGAAAGAGAGGCATCCACTGCCCCATCTATTCATTGTTATTGATGAATTTGCCCAATTGAAAAAAGATCAGCCAGAGTTCATGAGCGAGTTAGTCAGTATTGCTGCAATTGGTCGTACGTTAGGCGTCCATCTTTTATTGGCAACTCAGAAGCCAGGCGGTGTAGTGGATGACAAGATTTGGAGTAACTCACGATATCGTGTATGTCTGCGTGTTCAGGATGAGGGCGATAGCCGCGAAATGATTCGAATTCCAGATGCAGCACATATCACGAATCCTGGTCGCGGATTCTTACAGGTAGGCAGTAACGAAGTGTTTGAATCCATTCAATTTGCTTGGAGTGGGGCTCCGTATCATCCTTCTAACACTGCGTCTGCTCAATCGGATCGGAACATATACGAATATGATCTTGATGGACGTCGAACGAAATTGCAGGACCCACTTGAATTGTTGCAGGAAGCACCCTCAGACCTAGCTCCGAAGCAGAAGCAGCTGAATGTGCTGATTGATTACATTGCTGAACGTGCGAAACGTCGAGGCATTAACAGACTTCCGGGTCCGTGGCTTGAGCCGCTCCCTACTAGTATTTCCTTGGCTCAATTACCTGTTCAATCACTGGAACAAAATAAAACTCTATATCCAAAAGTTGGACTGGTGGACGATGTAGTAAATCAGAGCCAATTCCCGCTTCATATCGATTTGGAAACTGGACATTGGGCCATTTACGGTATGCCTGGAACGGGCAAAACGACGTTTATTCAGACGCTTCTTTACTCGATGGCACAAAGCTCGACACCTGAAGATATACACATCTATGCATTGGATTTTGGACGTATGCTAAAAGATTATCGTTTGCTGCCTCATGTGGCGGATGTCATTCAGGATGAAGAAGAAGAGAAAATGGAACGGTTATTCACTTTACTAGAAGATACCGTTACTCGACGCAAAATTCTTTTCTCAGAAAACGGTGTGAAATCGAGAGCAGGCTATCGTGAAGAAACGGGGCAAGCTCTACCAGCAATTATGGTCGTTATTGATAGCTATGTCAGCTTTAGAAGTCAGTTTGAGAAGCTACACGAGCGTCTAGAGCCTTTGCTCAGGGAGGGCTCTAGTTTAGGGATTTATTTTGTAGTGACGTGTAATAGGGTATCGGACATGCTGGAGCGTGTACGCAGTAATTTTGCGAATGCCGTTACCTTTATGCTCGCCGATCCTTCTGATTATAGCTATGCCGTTGGACGGCTGGGCAAAGTTCCGAATGGACTCTCTGAAGGACGAGGCTTCATTAAAGGAAGTGTACCTCCATATCAATTCCAGACTGCATTAGCACTGGATGCGATGAATGAGTCAAGCCGTGCCAAACAATTGCGTGAGCAATTTGTAGAGATGGATGAATCGTATGAAGGCTCGAAGCCAGAGCCGATTCGTACATTACCAGATATCTTCCCACTGCATGAAGTATGGCAAGCATCTGATCTTGATCAAGATTCTTCGAATGGTATTCCACTCGGCATCCAGATTGATAATTTGGATATACTGGATTGGAATATGGAAGCAGATGGCCCTTACTTTACGATTGGTGGCCGAATGGAATCTGGTAAAACTTCTCTGTTGAGCGCGATTGGTCTGATGTCTGCAGCAAGATACAAGCCCGAGGAGCTGGAGCTTTATCTATGCGATTTCCGTCGTAGTTCGCCGGGGCTAGGGAGTTTGAAAGACCTGAATCATACCAAAGGGTATTCCTACAATGAGCCAACCTTTTTGCAAATGCTTGAGGAGCTTCGGGAAGAAGTGGAAAGTCGCTCCGAGGATGATAGTTATGACGATTCCAAACTTATGCTGCTCATTGACGATGTTGATTTTATAGCCAAGCGTATTTCCAAGACCATTACCGGACATTTGGAATACATCGCCAGACATGGACGCGATCGTGGTGTGATCATTGTTGTTGCTGGTTTGGCAAGCGGAATAAATCGAATGTTTGACGAATGGATCAAGGAAATCAAATCTGCTCAGGTGGGTTGGTTGCTTGGAACATCGGAAGCCGCAGATGCCGAGTTGTTCGGTATCAAAATCCCGTTCTCATCGGGAAGCAAGATGCTGCCTGAAGGCGAAGGGTATTATATCCGCCGTAAATTTGTACGTGTGAAAACCGTGCACACATTTGCGGATGGAGAAGCCCCGGTCATGCAGCATGTTTTAGAAGTAAATCAACGTACTGCCCTGCTCAACATTTGA
- the purD gene encoding phosphoribosylamine--glycine ligase, which produces MDILVIGSGGREHTIVWSLSQSPQTETIYCAPGNAGIAQLAECVPIPVNEFQKLADFAADKQVGLVVVGPDDPLADGIVDVFEARGIPVYGPRQNAAIIEGSKTFMKDLLHKYNIPTAAYAKFDEYEAALDYLKQQPIPVVIKADGLAAGKGVTVARSMEEAVDALQAIMQDKVFGEAGSRVIIEEFMEGQEMSILAFVDGETVRVMPAAQDHKPVYDNDKGPNTGGMGTYSPLPHIDQQIIDEAIADIIIPTANAMVAEGRPFQGVLFAGLMITPDGKPKTVEFNARFGDPETQVVLPRLKTDLLDIFLATVNGTLADIEIEWSDEAAVCVILASGGYPASYPKGLPISGLDQVDTDQALVFHAGTGHGTNGEIVTNGGRVLGVVGLGNDIASARANAYAQAEKITFEGKHQRSDIAAKALVEQG; this is translated from the coding sequence ATGGATATTCTTGTAATCGGCAGCGGCGGACGTGAACATACGATTGTATGGTCGCTGTCCCAAAGTCCACAAACCGAAACGATTTACTGCGCCCCCGGCAACGCTGGGATTGCACAGCTTGCAGAGTGTGTGCCCATTCCAGTCAATGAGTTTCAAAAGCTGGCTGACTTCGCCGCCGACAAACAGGTAGGTCTCGTTGTTGTTGGTCCAGATGATCCGCTGGCTGACGGCATCGTAGACGTATTCGAAGCCCGTGGCATCCCCGTCTACGGTCCACGTCAAAATGCCGCCATCATCGAAGGCAGCAAAACCTTTATGAAAGATCTGCTGCACAAATACAATATTCCAACCGCCGCGTATGCCAAGTTTGACGAATACGAAGCAGCACTGGACTATCTCAAGCAGCAGCCAATTCCGGTCGTGATCAAGGCGGACGGTCTAGCAGCGGGGAAAGGCGTAACCGTCGCACGCAGCATGGAGGAAGCGGTGGATGCACTGCAAGCGATCATGCAGGATAAAGTATTTGGCGAAGCAGGTAGCCGCGTTATTATTGAGGAGTTTATGGAAGGGCAAGAGATGTCCATCCTTGCCTTTGTTGACGGTGAAACCGTGCGCGTGATGCCTGCTGCTCAGGATCACAAGCCCGTCTATGACAACGATAAAGGTCCGAATACGGGTGGGATGGGTACGTATTCGCCATTGCCGCATATCGATCAACAGATCATTGACGAAGCCATCGCCGACATTATCATTCCGACAGCCAATGCAATGGTGGCGGAGGGGCGCCCGTTTCAAGGCGTGCTGTTCGCTGGTCTGATGATTACGCCCGATGGCAAGCCGAAAACGGTAGAATTTAACGCCCGTTTTGGCGATCCCGAAACTCAGGTAGTGCTGCCGCGCTTAAAGACAGATTTGCTGGATATTTTCCTCGCGACCGTGAATGGCACGCTGGCGGATATTGAGATTGAGTGGAGCGATGAAGCAGCAGTATGCGTTATCCTCGCTTCTGGCGGCTACCCAGCGTCTTATCCTAAAGGATTGCCAATCTCAGGATTGGATCAAGTCGATACCGATCAGGCACTCGTCTTCCATGCAGGCACTGGTCATGGTACTAATGGCGAGATTGTTACGAACGGCGGTCGTGTACTTGGTGTGGTTGGTCTTGGCAACGATATTGCTTCTGCACGTGCGAATGCTTATGCTCAGGCGGAGAAAATCACCTTTGAAGGTAAGCATCAGCGCAGCGATATTGCTGCAAAAGCACTGGTGGAGCAAGGTTGA